Proteins from one Actinobacillus delphinicola genomic window:
- a CDS encoding apolipoprotein A-IV repeat region-like domain-containing protein yields the protein MNRIFNIIFSRTLNSLVVVSELAKNHGKGQTTRNGVILDTAVDVVKMTPHLSLRGLIRKALILGISVGFMNNAFSEDFYHYFNSINGGQSWISSNKNTKSYNYENNVTVGNNAVAESPDNLLIEFKKNYDNLDYLNPRHSDVKSKKNIVKLVYLMSRGFGKDLATIKLPDPNNPRNKISAINLLKNFWDNPTEEGFIQNVGPILQKVQAHYKRSDELIDHIFTGKRDPKSGQQLYAYGDSAIAMAQMGNAVAFGPFSIARSGDTISAGINSAASGFESTALGSSAEAQGVRSLVLGYKAKVYKVKGAPDRQDDMTDGQRIGGSVALGSYSSVSQSDLTSLLKEVGQNSEESLSDPTYHPTDGLVSIGGQYDDGTERTRRIIHVAAGVNDTDAVNVAQLKKKWGETYWTISGKPSEDSKSVKNNVYPYGVINFKNGRNTQAFVTSDDNGIHITYDLSKTLSDIQSISNTKDGARITLNTDKTIDFNQSRLTHIAKAKADDDAVTFGQLKDELSNVENKLNQSIENKLKDLSKHDGEISQSVQKKIDQVVQKATGKIEQVTIAATNTAKVDITKAGKQATDDIAKASKDAKEAINTAKTDATETLHQNVEQAKTDIGTATTKAKGEITQATQTATGAVNKAGNQVKAEISKAGTDATNSIATASQTATDSIAKASKDAKEAINTAKTDATETLHQNVEQAKTDIGTATTKAKGEITQATQTATGAVNKAGKQVKAEISKAGTDATNSIATASQTATDSIAKASNDAKEAISTAANDATKTVHQNVEQAKTDIGTATTKAKGEITQATQTATGAVNKAGNQVKAEIGKAGTDATNSIATASQTATDSIAKASKEAKKAISTATNDATKTVHQNVEDAKVDIGTATTKAKGEITQATQTATCAVNDAGNQMKAEISKAGTDATNSIATASQTATDDIAKASNDAKKAISTATNDATKTVHQNVEDAKADIGSATTKAKGEITQATQTATGTVNDAGNQMKAEIGKAGADATNSIATATQTATQKAQEAINTATHNATKTVHQNVEQAKTDIGTATTKAKGEITQATQTATGAVNKAGKQVKAEISKAGTDATNSIATASQTATDSIAKASNDAKEAISTAANDATKTVHQNVEQAKTDIGTATTKAKGEITQATQTATGAVSNAGNQVKAEISKAGTDATNSIATASQTATDSIAKASKDAKEAINTAKTDATETLHQNVEQAKTDIGTATTKAKGEITQATQTATGAVNKAGKQVKAEISKAGTDATNSIATASQTATDSIAKASKDAKEAINTAKTDATETLHQNVEQAKTDIGTATTKAKGEITQATQTATGAVSNAGNQVKAEISKAGTDATDSIATATQTATQKAQDVISTATNDATIKAKGEITQATNTAIGEIGKATGNSKDEIAQATTSAESAITATADSVTSNVTKVVEGAKTALDQATLKAKKATHHAEDVTKDLSNIVEQAVDTKNGIITATGEAKKAAEHANGVAEK from the coding sequence ATGAATAGAATTTTCAACATTATTTTTTCTAGAACGTTAAATAGTTTGGTTGTTGTGTCTGAATTAGCTAAAAATCATGGAAAAGGACAAACGACACGGAATGGAGTTATTTTAGATACTGCAGTTGATGTAGTGAAAATGACGCCTCATCTATCTTTACGAGGGCTTATAAGGAAAGCTTTAATTCTAGGAATCTCTGTAGGTTTTATGAATAATGCTTTTTCAGAAGACTTTTATCATTACTTTAATAGCATTAATGGTGGACAGAGCTGGATAAGTTCTAATAAAAATACAAAAAGTTATAACTATGAAAATAATGTCACAGTGGGAAATAATGCTGTTGCAGAAAGTCCAGATAATTTGTTAATCGAATTTAAAAAAAATTACGATAATTTGGATTATCTCAATCCTCGCCATAGCGATGTAAAGAGTAAGAAAAATATTGTTAAACTTGTTTATCTGATGTCGCGTGGTTTCGGAAAAGATTTAGCCACGATCAAACTCCCCGATCCCAATAATCCTAGAAATAAAATTTCAGCAATAAATTTATTAAAAAACTTTTGGGATAATCCAACAGAAGAAGGATTTATTCAAAATGTTGGTCCAATTTTGCAAAAGGTTCAGGCTCATTATAAACGTAGTGATGAATTAATAGATCACATATTTACGGGTAAACGGGATCCAAAATCGGGACAACAGTTATATGCGTATGGAGATTCTGCAATAGCCATGGCACAGATGGGAAATGCAGTTGCATTTGGACCATTTTCTATCGCTAGAAGTGGAGATACTATTTCTGCTGGGATTAATTCAGCTGCTTCAGGCTTTGAATCTACAGCATTAGGTAGCTCAGCCGAAGCGCAAGGGGTTCGTTCATTAGTATTAGGGTACAAAGCGAAAGTTTATAAAGTAAAAGGTGCGCCTGATCGTCAGGATGATATGACAGATGGGCAACGAATAGGCGGATCAGTTGCGTTAGGGAGTTATTCTAGTGTTTCACAAAGCGATTTAACGTCATTATTGAAAGAAGTTGGACAAAATTCAGAAGAATCTTTATCAGACCCTACTTACCATCCTACTGATGGCTTGGTGTCTATTGGTGGTCAATACGATGATGGAACTGAGCGCACTCGCCGTATTATTCATGTTGCTGCTGGGGTGAATGATACAGATGCAGTTAATGTTGCACAGTTGAAGAAAAAATGGGGTGAAACTTATTGGACGATTTCTGGTAAGCCTAGTGAAGATAGTAAGAGCGTAAAGAATAATGTTTATCCATATGGAGTAATTAATTTTAAGAATGGACGCAATACACAGGCTTTTGTCACGAGTGATGATAATGGTATTCATATAACTTATGATCTATCTAAGACTTTAAGTGATATTCAAAGCATCAGCAATACCAAAGATGGTGCAAGGATTACGTTAAATACCGATAAGACGATAGATTTTAATCAAAGTCGTTTAACACATATTGCTAAGGCGAAAGCAGATGATGATGCTGTTACCTTTGGGCAGCTTAAAGACGAATTATCAAATGTAGAAAATAAGCTTAATCAAAGTATCGAAAATAAATTAAAGGATCTTTCAAAGCACGATGGAGAAATAAGTCAATCTGTACAGAAGAAGATTGATCAAGTAGTTCAAAAAGCAACAGGTAAGATCGAGCAAGTAACAATAGCTGCAACGAATACTGCAAAAGTAGATATTACCAAGGCGGGTAAACAAGCAACAGATGATATCGCCAAAGCCTCTAAAGATGCTAAAGAAGCCATTAATACAGCAAAAACTGATGCCACTGAAACATTGCATCAAAATGTAGAACAAGCTAAAACCGATATTGGTACTGCGACTACCAAAGCAAAAGGTGAAATCACCCAAGCAACGCAGACAGCAACTGGTGCGGTAAATAAAGCTGGAAATCAAGTGAAAGCGGAGATTAGTAAAGCGGGTACCGATGCAACGAATAGTATTGCTACAGCTAGCCAAACAGCAACAGATAGTATCGCTAAAGCCTCGAAAGATGCTAAAGAAGCCATTAATACAGCAAAAACTGATGCCACTGAAACATTGCATCAAAATGTAGAACAGGCTAAAACCGATATTGGTACTGCAACCACCAAAGCAAAAGGTGAAATTACCCAAGCAACGCAGACGGCAACGGGTGCGGTAAACAAAGCTGGAAAACAAGTGAAAGCGGAGATTAGTAAAGCGGGTACCGATGCAACGAATAGTATTGCTACAGCTAGCCAAACAGCAACAGATAGTATCGCCAAAGCCTCGAACGATGCTAAAGAAGCCATTAGTACAGCGGCAAATGATGCTACTAAAACAGTACATCAAAATGTAGAACAAGCTAAAACCGATATTGGTACTGCAACCACCAAAGCAAAAGGTGAAATTACTCAAGCAACGCAGACAGCGACGGGTGCGGTAAATAAAGCTGGAAATCAAGTGAAAGCGGAGATTGGTAAAGCGGGTACCGATGCAACGAATAGTATTGCTACAGCTAGCCAAACAGCAACAGATAGTATTGCTAAAGCCTCGAAAGAGGCTAAAAAAGCCATTAGTACAGCGACAAATGATGCTACTAAAACAGTACATCAAAATGTAGAAGATGCGAAAGTCGATATTGGTACTGCGACTACCAAAGCAAAAGGTGAAATTACCCAAGCAACGCAGACAGCAACGTGTGCGGTAAATGATGCTGGAAACCAAATGAAAGCGGAGATTAGTAAAGCGGGTACCGATGCAACGAATAGTATTGCTACAGCTAGCCAAACAGCAACAGATGATATCGCCAAAGCCTCGAACGATGCTAAAAAAGCCATTAGTACAGCGACAAATGATGCTACTAAAACAGTACATCAAAATGTAGAAGATGCGAAAGCTGATATTGGTAGTGCGACTACCAAAGCAAAAGGTGAAATTACTCAAGCAACGCAGACAGCAACGGGTACGGTAAATGATGCTGGAAACCAAATGAAAGCGGAGATTGGTAAAGCGGGTGCTGATGCAACGAATAGTATTGCTACAGCTACTCAAACAGCAACACAAAAAGCCCAAGAGGCGATTAACACTGCGACACATAATGCCACTAAAACAGTACATCAAAATGTAGAACAAGCTAAAACCGATATTGGTACTGCAACCACCAAAGCAAAAGGTGAAATTACCCAAGCAACGCAGACGGCAACGGGTGCGGTAAACAAAGCTGGAAAACAAGTGAAAGCGGAGATTAGTAAAGCGGGTACCGATGCAACGAATAGTATTGCTACAGCTAGCCAAACAGCAACAGATAGTATCGCCAAAGCCTCGAACGATGCTAAAGAAGCCATTAGTACAGCGGCAAATGATGCTACTAAAACAGTACATCAAAATGTAGAACAAGCTAAAACCGATATTGGTACTGCAACCACCAAAGCAAAAGGTGAAATTACTCAAGCAACGCAGACAGCGACGGGTGCGGTAAGTAATGCTGGAAACCAAGTGAAAGCGGAGATTAGTAAAGCGGGTACCGATGCAACGAATAGTATTGCTACAGCTAGCCAAACAGCAACAGATAGTATCGCTAAAGCCTCGAAAGATGCTAAAGAAGCCATTAATACAGCAAAAACTGATGCCACTGAAACATTGCATCAAAATGTAGAACAGGCTAAAACCGATATTGGTACTGCAACCACCAAAGCAAAAGGTGAAATTACCCAAGCAACGCAGACGGCAACGGGTGCGGTAAACAAAGCTGGAAAACAAGTGAAAGCGGAGATTAGTAAAGCGGGTACCGATGCAACGAATAGTATTGCTACAGCTAGCCAAACAGCAACAGATAGTATTGCCAAAGCCTCGAAAGATGCTAAAGAAGCCATTAATACAGCAAAAACTGATGCCACTGAAACATTGCATCAAAATGTAGAACAGGCTAAAACCGATATTGGTACTGCAACCACCAAAGCAAAAGGTGAAATTACCCAAGCAACGCAGACAGCAACGGGTGCGGTAAGTAATGCTGGAAATCAAGTGAAAGCGGAGATTAGTAAAGCGGGTACGGATGCAACGGATAGTATTGCTACAGCTACTCAAACAGCAACACAAAAAGCCCAAGATGTGATTAGTACAGCGACAAATGATGCTACTATCAAAGCAAAAGGTGAAATTACCCAAGCAACCAATACAGCAATCGGTGAAATTGGTAAGGCTACGGGTAATAGTAAAGATGAAATTGCTCAAGCGACTACAAGTGCTGAAAGTGCAATTACGGCAACGGCGGATAGTGTGACAAGTAACGTAACTAAAGTGGTAGAGGGAGCTAAAACGGCACTTGATCAGGCGACATTAAAAGCAAAAAAAGCGACTCATCACGCTGAAGATGTAACAAAAGATCTAAGCAATATAGTAGAACAAGCTGTGGATACTAAGAACGGGATTATAACGGCAACTGGGGAAGCTAAAAAAGCAGCAGAACATGCAAATGGTGTAGCGGAAAAATGA
- a CDS encoding DMT family transporter: protein MSNENKAIVYVLIAYVSIAIMGIFVKFASATVPSSEILFVRFFLGAIFLLPFVVKTKQLKINFTKPQYFILRNAAGISAMLLMFYIIKHLPVAIAILLMNTSALFVPIILLFLGIRTTLTQVILISLGFIGVCVILLGSHSQAHIDNFYVFIGIVSAILAAIAYCSLQELNKYNSPQNIVFYFHTIGFLSIALIFGHDWVWVSLSSFILLICVGIFGLSFQIYVTKAFKYASASTLTPFTFIGVVFSGLFDAFIVKDHLPTTFWIGALIIVIAVSLLAKDNAKRAKLKKLAENHGVISKK from the coding sequence ATGAGTAACGAAAATAAAGCGATTGTTTATGTGCTGATTGCTTATGTCAGTATTGCGATTATGGGGATTTTTGTAAAATTTGCCTCAGCGACCGTACCATCAAGTGAAATATTGTTTGTCCGTTTTTTCTTAGGGGCAATATTTCTACTACCTTTTGTCGTGAAAACAAAGCAGCTAAAGATTAATTTTACTAAACCTCAGTATTTTATCTTACGTAATGCGGCGGGGATTTCGGCGATGTTGTTGATGTTTTATATCATAAAGCATTTACCAGTCGCGATTGCCATTTTATTGATGAATACATCTGCACTTTTCGTTCCGATCATTTTATTGTTCTTGGGGATCCGTACCACGTTAACTCAAGTAATATTGATTTCTCTTGGTTTTATCGGCGTATGTGTCATCTTGTTGGGTAGCCATTCACAAGCACATATTGATAATTTTTATGTATTTATCGGGATAGTGAGCGCTATTCTTGCTGCCATTGCTTATTGTAGTTTACAAGAATTGAATAAATATAATTCTCCTCAAAATATCGTCTTTTACTTTCATACCATAGGGTTTCTCTCTATTGCACTAATTTTTGGGCATGACTGGGTATGGGTATCATTATCTAGCTTTATCTTATTGATTTGCGTTGGAATTTTTGGATTAAGTTTCCAAATTTATGTGACGAAAGCATTTAAATATGCAAGTGCCAGTACACTTACCCCCTTCACCTTTATCGGGGTGGTTTTTTCAGGGTTGTTTGATGCTTTTATCGTGAAAGATCATCTTCCCACTACATTTTGGATTGGCGCATTAATTATTGTTATCGCTGTAAGCCTTTTAGCTAAAGATAATGCGAAACGTGCAAAATTAAAAAAATTAGCCGAAAATCATGGCGTGATTTCTAAAAAATAA
- the orn gene encoding oligoribonuclease, producing MSTDKAKQKDRQNLIWIDLEMTGLDPNKERIIEIATIVTDKDLNILAEGPVLAVHQSDELLNKMSAWCQTTHSQNGLIDRVRASKLTERAAELRTLDFLKKWTEKGASPICGNSVAQDKRFLYNYMPELADYFHYRHLDVSTLKELAVRWKPEILAGFKKKNTHLALDDIRESIAELAYYREHFIDLDKA from the coding sequence ATGAGTACAGATAAAGCAAAACAAAAAGACCGCCAAAACTTGATTTGGATTGATTTAGAAATGACGGGATTAGATCCAAATAAAGAACGTATTATTGAAATTGCAACGATTGTTACGGATAAAGATCTAAATATCTTGGCAGAAGGTCCCGTATTAGCCGTACATCAATCGGATGAGTTATTAAATAAAATGAGTGCATGGTGCCAGACAACACATAGTCAAAATGGTTTGATTGATCGAGTGCGAGCAAGTAAATTGACGGAAAGAGCCGCTGAATTACGCACACTAGATTTCCTAAAAAAATGGACTGAAAAAGGAGCCTCGCCAATTTGTGGGAACAGCGTGGCACAAGATAAGCGTTTTTTATATAACTATATGCCTGAGCTTGCCGATTATTTCCATTATCGCCATTTGGATGTGAGTACGTTAAAAGAATTAGCCGTACGCTGGAAACCTGAAATCCTAGCTGGATTTAAAAAGAAAAATACACATCTTGCTTTAGATGATATCCGTGAATCTATTGCCGAACTTGCTTACTATCGTGAGCATTTTATTGATTTGGATAAGGCATAA
- the rsgA gene encoding small ribosomal subunit biogenesis GTPase RsgA, whose protein sequence is MAKRKLTQNQKRRIQANRSKTLHRHQKQDVEWQDEMLGETQDGRIVTRYASHADVENAHGEIFRCNLRRTLSSLVVGDYVIWREGNEQLQGISGVIEGVYPRKSEILRPDYYDGLKPIAANIDRIIIVSAVIPALSLNIIDRYLVMCENAKIPATIVLNKVDLLDAKSRHEVEEQLKIYQDIGYEVLLVSAKTGENMNALTSLFAQGTSIFVGQSGVGKSSLINQIFPDLNVLTGDVSEVSGLGQHTTTSSRLYHLPQGGELIDSPGIREFGLWHLTETQITDGYREFHDFLGTCKFRDCKHLTDPQCALREAVEAGKINPIRFENYHRLLTSLSETKSQRHFSSDI, encoded by the coding sequence TTGGCTAAACGCAAATTAACTCAAAACCAAAAACGCCGTATTCAGGCAAACCGTTCTAAAACCCTCCATCGCCATCAAAAACAAGATGTCGAATGGCAAGATGAAATGCTTGGTGAAACCCAAGATGGGCGCATCGTTACTCGCTATGCATCACATGCAGATGTTGAGAATGCACATGGTGAAATTTTCCGTTGTAATCTTCGCCGTACTTTATCTAGCTTAGTTGTTGGGGACTACGTAATTTGGCGTGAAGGCAATGAGCAATTACAAGGTATAAGTGGCGTGATTGAGGGCGTTTATCCTCGAAAAAGTGAAATTTTACGCCCTGATTATTATGATGGTTTAAAACCTATTGCGGCAAATATCGATCGCATTATTATAGTTTCTGCCGTTATTCCAGCATTATCTCTAAATATTATCGATCGTTATTTAGTCATGTGTGAAAATGCAAAAATTCCCGCCACCATTGTCTTAAATAAAGTTGATCTGCTAGATGCTAAAAGTCGCCATGAGGTAGAAGAACAATTAAAAATTTACCAAGACATTGGCTACGAAGTATTACTCGTTTCCGCCAAAACAGGCGAAAACATGAATGCACTCACCTCACTTTTTGCACAAGGTACAAGTATTTTTGTCGGTCAATCTGGCGTCGGAAAATCAAGCCTGATTAATCAAATTTTCCCTGACCTCAATGTCCTAACTGGAGATGTCAGTGAAGTATCGGGTTTAGGTCAGCACACCACAACATCTTCACGTCTGTACCATCTTCCCCAAGGCGGCGAATTAATTGATAGTCCAGGAATCCGTGAATTTGGTTTATGGCACCTTACTGAAACGCAAATTACTGATGGTTACCGTGAGTTTCATGATTTCCTAGGAACATGCAAATTCCGTGATTGCAAACATCTTACTGATCCACAATGTGCATTAAGAGAGGCGGTAGAGGCTGGGAAAATAAACCCAATCCGCTTTGAAAATTACCATCGTTTATTAACTAGCCTGTCCGAAACAAAGTCTCAACGTCATTTTTCTAGCGATATCTAA
- the ptsH gene encoding phosphocarrier protein Hpr: protein MYSKEVEITAPNGLHTRPAAQFVKEAKGFTSNINVTSGGKTASAKSLFKLQTLGLTQGTVITISAEGDDEKEAVDHLVALIPTLE from the coding sequence ATGTACTCAAAAGAAGTTGAAATTACAGCCCCAAATGGTTTACATACTCGCCCTGCTGCACAATTTGTAAAAGAAGCAAAAGGTTTTACTTCTAATATCAATGTTACCTCAGGTGGTAAAACAGCAAGTGCAAAAAGCTTATTTAAACTTCAAACCTTAGGTTTAACACAAGGTACTGTCATTACCATCTCTGCTGAAGGTGATGATGAGAAAGAAGCAGTTGATCACTTAGTGGCTCTCATTCCAACATTAGAATAA
- the ptsI gene encoding phosphoenolpyruvate-protein phosphotransferase PtsI translates to MLSGIPASPGIVFGNALVLKEDEIVFDTRKILDSEVGEQIAQFYQGRTEAIAQLNAIKDRAQKTLGEDKAAIFEGHLMILEDEELEEEIIEYIRSNKTTAAVAAEKIIASQVAMLSELDDEYLKERAGDIRDIGNRLIKNILGIKIIDLGEIKDKVILVAKDLTPSETAQLNLENVLGFITDLGGRTSHTSIMARSLELPAIVGTNNATQAIKTNDYIILDATDNRVYINPSEEEVKRLHTLAKRLDEEKEELAKLKDLPAVTLDGHQVDVVANIGTLRDCEGAERNGAEGIGLYRTEFLFMDRDQLPGEEEQFKAYKDVVEAMNGRLVVLRTMDIGGDKDLPYMDLPKEMNPFLGWRAIRIAFDRREILNTQLRAVLRASAFGNLAVMFPMIISVEEIRELKSVIKQLKADLRAEGIAFDENIQVGVMVETPAAAVNAKFLAKEVDFFSIGTNDLTQYTLAVDRGNELIAHLYNPMTPAVLNLINQVISASHAEGKWTGMCGELAGDERATLLLLGMGLDEFSMSAISIPRIKKLIRNVTFEEAQTLAKEALQKPTAQEIADLIADFLADKG, encoded by the coding sequence ATGCTGTCAGGTATTCCGGCATCTCCAGGGATTGTCTTTGGAAACGCACTTGTTTTAAAAGAAGATGAAATTGTTTTCGATACTCGCAAAATTTTAGATTCTGAAGTAGGCGAACAAATCGCACAATTTTATCAAGGTCGAACTGAGGCAATCGCCCAGTTAAATGCGATCAAAGATCGTGCACAAAAAACGCTTGGCGAAGACAAAGCGGCAATCTTTGAAGGTCATTTGATGATTCTTGAAGATGAAGAATTAGAAGAAGAAATCATCGAGTATATTCGTTCTAATAAGACTACCGCAGCCGTTGCAGCAGAGAAAATTATTGCTTCTCAAGTAGCCATGCTTTCCGAATTGGATGATGAATACCTAAAAGAACGTGCTGGCGATATTCGAGATATTGGTAATCGTTTAATTAAAAATATTTTAGGTATCAAAATCATCGATCTTGGGGAAATCAAAGATAAAGTTATCCTTGTTGCTAAAGATTTAACACCATCTGAAACAGCTCAGCTTAACTTGGAAAATGTATTAGGCTTTATTACTGATTTAGGTGGCCGTACATCACATACCTCAATTATGGCCCGTTCACTTGAACTTCCTGCCATTGTTGGAACAAACAATGCGACTCAAGCCATTAAAACTAATGATTATATCATCTTAGATGCAACGGATAATCGCGTTTATATCAATCCATCTGAAGAAGAAGTAAAACGTCTTCACACTTTAGCGAAACGTCTTGATGAAGAAAAAGAAGAATTAGCTAAATTAAAAGATTTACCCGCCGTTACATTAGATGGTCATCAGGTTGACGTAGTAGCCAATATCGGTACATTACGTGACTGCGAAGGTGCAGAACGTAATGGAGCTGAAGGTATCGGTTTGTACCGTACCGAATTTTTATTTATGGATCGTGACCAATTACCAGGTGAAGAAGAACAATTTAAGGCGTATAAAGATGTCGTTGAAGCAATGAATGGTCGCCTAGTTGTCCTTCGTACGATGGACATTGGTGGTGATAAAGATCTCCCTTATATGGATCTACCTAAAGAAATGAATCCATTCCTTGGCTGGCGTGCTATTCGTATTGCTTTTGATCGCCGTGAGATTCTCAATACACAATTACGTGCTGTACTTCGTGCCTCTGCTTTCGGTAATCTCGCTGTAATGTTCCCGATGATTATTTCAGTTGAAGAAATTCGTGAGTTAAAATCAGTTATTAAACAACTTAAAGCTGATCTTAGAGCAGAAGGCATTGCATTCGATGAAAATATTCAAGTCGGTGTAATGGTTGAAACTCCAGCAGCCGCAGTAAACGCAAAATTCTTAGCAAAAGAAGTCGATTTCTTCAGTATTGGGACAAATGATTTAACTCAATATACCCTTGCCGTTGACCGTGGTAATGAGTTAATTGCTCATCTCTACAACCCGATGACTCCTGCTGTTTTAAACCTCATTAACCAAGTTATTTCAGCTTCTCATGCTGAAGGTAAATGGACTGGTATGTGTGGTGAATTAGCTGGTGACGAACGTGCTACCCTACTTCTTCTCGGTATGGGACTTGACGAATTTAGTATGAGTGCAATTTCAATCCCTCGTATTAAAAAACTGATTCGTAACGTAACGTTTGAAGAAGCACAAACTCTTGCTAAAGAAGCATTACAAAAACCGACAGCACAAGAAATTGCTGACCTTATTGCAGATTTTTTAGCAGACAAAGGCTAA
- the crr gene encoding PTS glucose transporter subunit IIA → MSFLGKLFGSKEKKTINVEIYAPVTGELISLEDVPDVVFSEKIVGDGIAIRPSGSLLVAPADGVINKIFETNHAFSMTTTNGVELFVHFGVDTVELKGKGFTRIAKEGQQVKCGDPIIELHLDELQHTDKSLLTPVVIANMEEICHLEKKSGPVVAGESVILTLKK, encoded by the coding sequence ATGAGCTTTTTAGGTAAATTATTTGGTTCAAAAGAAAAAAAAACCATCAATGTTGAAATCTATGCCCCTGTCACTGGCGAGCTAATTAGTCTTGAAGATGTACCTGATGTTGTTTTTTCAGAAAAAATCGTTGGTGATGGTATTGCAATCCGTCCCTCTGGTTCACTTCTCGTAGCACCAGCAGATGGCGTGATTAATAAAATTTTTGAAACCAACCATGCTTTTTCAATGACTACAACAAATGGTGTTGAGTTATTTGTACATTTTGGTGTAGATACTGTAGAACTTAAGGGGAAAGGTTTTACTCGTATCGCAAAAGAAGGGCAGCAAGTGAAATGTGGCGATCCCATCATTGAACTTCATTTAGATGAATTGCAACACACTGATAAATCTTTATTAACGCCAGTTGTTATCGCTAATATGGAAGAAATTTGTCACCTTGAAAAAAAATCAGGTCCAGTTGTTGCTGGGGAAAGTGTTATCCTTACACTAAAAAAATAA